From the Leptospira licerasiae serovar Varillal str. VAR 010 genome, one window contains:
- a CDS encoding DoxX family protein: MGSENVSKGQLWTGRVLSGLVTLFLLFDGILKFFLDKMPPEAQAEGAKLGYPPEVMPYLGTVLIVSTLLYAFPKTAVLGATLLTGYLGGAVATHVRVLNPLGSHILFPIYLGIILWAGLYLRFPKLREITPLQK, encoded by the coding sequence ATGGGATCTGAAAACGTTTCGAAAGGCCAGCTTTGGACCGGTCGAGTGCTCAGCGGATTAGTTACACTATTTCTACTTTTTGACGGAATATTAAAATTTTTCTTAGATAAAATGCCACCGGAAGCTCAGGCGGAAGGAGCTAAGCTCGGTTATCCGCCCGAAGTAATGCCTTACTTGGGAACCGTCTTGATCGTCAGTACCTTGTTATATGCTTTTCCTAAGACCGCAGTGTTAGGAGCAACCTTACTCACTGGTTATTTGGGAGGAGCCGTTGCCACTCATGTTCGTGTTTTAAACCCGCTTGGTTCTCATATTTTATTTCCCATATATTTGGGAATTATTCTATGGGCAGGCTTATATCTCAGATTTCCTAAACTAAGAGAGATTACTCCGTTGCAGAAATAA
- a CDS encoding acyl-CoA thioesterase, which yields MARVQLDLPEKLAWSTSLNIRIYDTNFAAHLAHDKVVSLLHESRARLFKEKGYSELDVNGYGIILTDLVVEYKAEAFFGDQVRVEIGAGDFSAKGCDLYYRMIHTDGPINGKIVCNAKTGLVFMDYSTRTVGNIPEVFRSWF from the coding sequence ATGGCAAGAGTTCAACTGGATCTGCCCGAAAAATTGGCTTGGTCCACCAGTCTAAATATCAGGATTTATGATACGAATTTTGCGGCACACTTAGCTCACGATAAAGTGGTCTCCCTTTTACATGAGTCTAGAGCGAGATTATTCAAAGAGAAAGGATATTCCGAATTAGACGTAAACGGATACGGGATCATTCTCACCGACCTTGTAGTAGAATACAAAGCTGAAGCGTTTTTTGGGGACCAGGTCAGAGTAGAGATCGGTGCAGGAGATTTTAGCGCAAAAGGTTGCGATCTATATTATAGAATGATCCATACAGATGGACCTATTAACGGCAAGATCGTATGTAATGCAAAAACAGGCTTAGTATTCATGGACTATTCCACTCGAACAGTCGGTAATATTCCGGAAGTTTTTAGATCCTGGTTCTGA
- a CDS encoding DoxX family protein — MPVLTQTVKNRLSTILSVFSALVFLQTLFFKFTGQDESVKIFSTLGIEPWGRIGTGSVEFIVAALLIFPASRFVGALVGFGLMIGAVLSHLLFLGIVVDDDGGLLFALAVSVLVACIIILNLEWDHRPPT; from the coding sequence ATGCCGGTTTTGACCCAAACAGTAAAGAATCGATTGTCCACGATACTTTCCGTTTTTTCGGCTCTTGTGTTTTTGCAGACCTTATTTTTTAAATTCACCGGACAGGACGAATCCGTAAAAATTTTTTCCACCTTGGGAATAGAACCTTGGGGAAGGATCGGAACGGGTTCGGTCGAGTTTATTGTAGCGGCACTTTTGATTTTCCCAGCTTCTAGATTTGTAGGAGCCTTAGTAGGTTTCGGACTGATGATAGGAGCGGTACTATCTCATCTTTTATTTTTAGGAATAGTGGTGGATGACGATGGAGGTTTATTATTCGCATTAGCGGTTAGCGTACTTGTCGCTTGTATCATTATACTAAATCTAGAATGGGACCATCGACCTCCCACCTAG
- a CDS encoding NAD(P)/FAD-dependent oxidoreductase: MTQELELRLLPEIAEQPDRLTEYISKSKKISMSDITHIEVLNHSIDARQKTVFVNLKVRVYIKEEFIAEKINLPDYPDVKNSKEVIVIGAGPAGLFSALELIQSGLRPIVLERGKDVKSRPKDLQNINAHHIVDEDSNYCFGEGGAGTYSDGKLYTRSKKRGNVRRILELLVGFGANPNILIEAHPHIGTNKLPSIVRRMRETIQERGGEVHFNQRVNDLILDGNSIKGVITKNGDRFLSDKVILATGHSARDIFELLHQKGIEIQLKPLAVGVRVEHKQSLIDSIQYSCEDRGPFLPPSPYSIVKQIEGRGVYSFCMCPGGVIAACATKPGEVVTNGWSSSRRARPTANSGIVVELRHEDFFPFQKFGPLAAMEFQKDIERKAWIAGGKTQTVPATRLVDFVEGKISSDLPKTSYPPGIISADLSSVLPKFVMKSLQNGFKEFNKSMKGYLTNEAVVHAPETRTSSPVSIPRDPETLEHIRIKGLYPCGEGAGYAGGIVSAAMDGIRCAQACAANV; encoded by the coding sequence ATGACCCAAGAATTAGAACTTAGGCTTTTGCCTGAGATCGCCGAACAACCGGATCGGCTTACAGAATATATTTCCAAATCTAAAAAGATCTCTATGTCGGATATAACGCATATCGAGGTCTTAAATCATTCCATTGATGCCAGACAAAAAACTGTATTCGTTAATCTCAAAGTCCGGGTCTATATCAAAGAAGAATTCATCGCAGAAAAGATCAATTTACCTGATTATCCTGATGTCAAAAATTCTAAGGAAGTGATCGTGATTGGTGCGGGGCCTGCGGGCTTATTTTCCGCATTGGAATTGATCCAATCCGGTTTGAGACCGATCGTCCTGGAACGAGGAAAGGACGTTAAATCCAGACCGAAAGATCTACAAAATATTAATGCTCATCATATAGTGGACGAGGACTCCAATTATTGTTTTGGAGAAGGCGGGGCAGGTACTTATTCCGACGGTAAACTTTATACAAGATCTAAAAAGAGAGGAAATGTCCGTCGTATTCTGGAGTTGCTCGTAGGTTTTGGAGCAAATCCTAATATTCTAATAGAGGCTCATCCTCATATAGGAACTAATAAACTTCCGAGTATTGTTCGTAGAATGAGAGAGACTATCCAAGAAAGAGGCGGAGAAGTTCATTTCAACCAAAGAGTGAACGATCTGATCTTGGATGGAAATTCCATCAAAGGCGTTATTACTAAGAATGGGGACCGTTTTCTCTCCGACAAAGTGATCCTCGCTACCGGTCATTCCGCTAGAGATATATTCGAATTATTGCATCAGAAAGGAATAGAGATCCAGTTAAAGCCTCTGGCAGTGGGTGTTAGAGTAGAACATAAACAATCCTTAATAGACTCTATCCAATATAGTTGTGAGGACAGAGGTCCTTTTCTTCCTCCTTCTCCTTATAGTATCGTAAAACAGATCGAGGGTAGGGGAGTTTATTCTTTTTGTATGTGTCCGGGAGGGGTGATCGCTGCCTGTGCAACAAAACCTGGAGAAGTTGTGACTAACGGTTGGTCTTCGTCCAGAAGAGCTAGGCCTACCGCAAATTCAGGGATCGTGGTGGAACTTCGACACGAGGATTTTTTTCCATTCCAAAAATTCGGACCCTTGGCTGCGATGGAATTCCAAAAAGATATAGAACGAAAGGCCTGGATTGCCGGAGGAAAAACCCAAACTGTTCCGGCTACTCGACTTGTGGATTTTGTAGAAGGAAAAATTTCCTCGGATCTTCCTAAAACTTCCTATCCGCCCGGTATTATATCTGCGGATCTTTCTTCCGTTCTTCCTAAATTTGTGATGAAGTCTCTACAAAACGGATTCAAAGAATTTAATAAATCCATGAAAGGATACCTGACCAACGAAGCTGTGGTTCATGCCCCTGAGACTAGAACCTCTTCTCCAGTTAGTATTCCAAGAGACCCTGAAACTTTGGAACATATTCGTATCAAAGGTCTGTATCCTTGCGGAGAAGGAGCCGGGTACGCCGGAGGGATTGTATCCGCAGCTATGGATGGTATAAGATGTGCGCAAGCCTGCGCGGCCAACGTTTAG
- a CDS encoding FMN-binding glutamate synthase family protein — MFEELFIEYLNLIDEHAWLFWSGVAFLFLLCVFIHDIFQKKHTIKHNFPIVGHIRYLFEMIGPELRQYWVANDKEEMPFNRAERSWVYATAKMQNNNFGFGTTELLYDAGYPIIKHAAFPFSDSKAKFIEGDSSMIPSLKVMGEFRNRKKLYRPASVVNISAMSYGSLGERAVSSLNKGAKIARCYHNTGEGGLSPYHNFGADVVWQLGTGYFGARDEKGKFSLDQFLKRLDANPNVRAIEIKLSQGAKPGKGGILPGAKVTKEIAEIRGIKPGQDCISPNAHTEFDDVKSLIEFIEKLASVSGLPVGIKSAVGESKFWEELAGRMKETGQGPDFITIDGGEGGTGAAPLTFTDHVSLPFKVGFARVYKIFQKYEIADRVVWIGSGKLGFPDRAIVAFAMGCDLIHVARETMMSIGCIQAQKCHTGHCPAGVATQNKWLQGGLDVELKAKRAANYIKGFRKELLSVAHACGYEHPLQFTGNDIEIGAGQNKFRTLTEVLEYERVPVKFSTMMDYTSNITALG, encoded by the coding sequence ATGTTTGAAGAACTATTTATAGAATATCTAAACTTGATAGATGAACACGCTTGGCTTTTTTGGTCCGGAGTCGCTTTTCTTTTTTTATTATGCGTTTTTATTCACGATATATTCCAGAAAAAACATACGATCAAACATAACTTTCCTATCGTCGGTCATATCAGATATCTATTCGAAATGATAGGCCCGGAACTCAGGCAATACTGGGTGGCTAACGATAAGGAGGAAATGCCTTTTAATAGAGCGGAAAGATCCTGGGTTTATGCCACGGCAAAGATGCAAAATAATAATTTCGGTTTTGGTACCACGGAGTTATTATACGACGCAGGTTATCCTATCATCAAACACGCAGCCTTCCCCTTCTCCGATAGCAAAGCAAAGTTTATAGAAGGAGATAGTTCTATGATCCCTTCTCTCAAGGTAATGGGAGAATTCAGGAACAGGAAAAAATTATACAGACCGGCCTCTGTAGTAAATATCTCCGCTATGTCTTACGGCTCTTTGGGGGAAAGAGCGGTATCTTCTCTGAACAAAGGTGCAAAGATAGCACGTTGTTATCATAATACAGGGGAAGGCGGACTTTCTCCTTATCATAACTTCGGCGCCGACGTTGTGTGGCAATTAGGCACGGGATATTTCGGTGCGAGGGATGAAAAGGGTAAATTCTCCTTAGATCAATTCCTAAAACGTCTGGACGCGAATCCAAATGTAAGGGCTATAGAGATCAAACTTTCGCAGGGCGCAAAACCTGGAAAGGGAGGGATCTTACCCGGAGCAAAAGTGACCAAAGAGATCGCGGAGATCAGAGGGATCAAACCCGGACAGGATTGTATTTCACCTAACGCTCATACCGAATTCGACGATGTAAAAAGTCTGATCGAATTTATAGAAAAATTGGCTTCCGTTTCGGGACTTCCGGTGGGCATCAAAAGTGCTGTGGGAGAATCTAAATTTTGGGAGGAACTTGCAGGTCGAATGAAAGAAACAGGTCAAGGACCTGATTTCATTACTATAGACGGGGGAGAAGGTGGAACTGGAGCGGCGCCTTTAACTTTCACCGATCATGTTTCCCTTCCTTTTAAGGTGGGATTTGCTAGGGTATATAAGATCTTTCAAAAATACGAAATTGCGGACAGAGTGGTTTGGATCGGAAGCGGAAAATTAGGTTTTCCTGATAGGGCCATAGTTGCATTCGCCATGGGTTGCGATCTGATCCATGTGGCCAGGGAAACTATGATGTCTATAGGTTGTATCCAAGCACAAAAATGTCATACCGGACATTGTCCGGCCGGTGTAGCCACACAAAACAAATGGCTGCAAGGAGGCTTGGACGTGGAGCTAAAAGCAAAACGCGCCGCAAATTACATCAAAGGGTTTAGAAAAGAATTATTATCCGTGGCTCACGCATGCGGATACGAGCATCCTTTGCAATTCACAGGGAACGATATAGAGATCGGAGCGGGTCAAAATAAATTCAGGACCCTGACCGAAGTTTTGGAATACGAAAGAGTTCCCGTAAAATTCAGTACTATGATGGATTATACGAGTAATATCACTGCACTCGGTTAA
- a CDS encoding helix-turn-helix domain-containing protein — MKVTDRQKKNFLKSLKQARIEAGFTQIQVAEQIGTSQSFISKVESGRISLEVEIFLKLYQLYDKPAVYFFSPFSKK, encoded by the coding sequence TTGAAAGTAACAGACCGACAAAAGAAAAATTTCTTAAAGTCCCTGAAACAGGCAAGGATCGAAGCAGGATTCACACAAATCCAAGTGGCCGAACAAATCGGCACCAGCCAAAGTTTTATTTCTAAAGTAGAATCCGGAAGAATATCTTTGGAAGTGGAAATATTCTTAAAGTTGTACCAATTATACGATAAACCTGCAGTGTATTTTTTCTCTCCATTCTCCAAAAAATGA
- a CDS encoding UDP-2,3-diacylglucosamine diphosphatase, whose translation MKFRKGRLYDAFFISDIHYLLNKKIKSHKHKELFQLLDHLNKKEVRFDNLYLVGDIIENWFFSADRRLQRVKGKKRFNKLFERLDRLSSGNGKKYYIVGNHDTTSYLMRLTPKVELYLIERGWIICEKAENETLIAIHGHQGQYNKFTWMGSILVLRILHVFASAFPALFKFSENFYHKHLNRQDPSTVEETLHYYQKLSKLTHQDRKVLISGHTHDFLCIPKMNIINTGDWVKSNSFVIQDGKKFSGIRMTARKEFKKEFVLHV comes from the coding sequence ATGAAATTTCGAAAAGGAAGACTTTACGACGCGTTTTTCATTTCGGACATCCATTATCTTCTGAACAAGAAGATAAAATCCCATAAACACAAAGAACTTTTCCAATTACTGGACCATCTGAACAAAAAAGAGGTCAGATTCGATAATCTGTACTTGGTCGGAGATATTATCGAAAATTGGTTTTTTAGCGCGGATAGAAGGTTACAAAGAGTAAAAGGCAAAAAAAGATTTAACAAACTTTTTGAGCGCCTGGACAGACTTTCTTCCGGGAACGGTAAAAAATATTATATCGTCGGGAATCACGACACCACGTCCTATCTGATGAGGTTAACCCCTAAAGTAGAATTATATTTGATCGAAAGAGGTTGGATTATCTGCGAGAAGGCGGAAAATGAAACCCTGATCGCAATCCATGGCCACCAAGGCCAATACAATAAATTTACCTGGATGGGCTCCATCCTAGTCTTAAGAATTCTTCATGTATTTGCGTCTGCATTTCCGGCTTTGTTCAAATTTTCCGAAAACTTCTATCATAAACATCTGAACAGACAAGACCCGAGTACTGTCGAAGAAACATTACATTATTACCAGAAACTTTCCAAGCTCACCCACCAAGACAGGAAGGTCTTGATCTCAGGTCATACTCATGATTTTTTATGCATCCCTAAAATGAATATCATCAATACCGGGGACTGGGTGAAGAGTAATAGTTTCGTAATCCAAGACGGCAAAAAATTCTCCGGAATTCGTATGACTGCAAGAAAAGAATTCAAAAAAGAATTCGTCTTACATGTTTGA
- a CDS encoding porin codes for MKVHYPLFTLIFFLFSQSVNSESIKSVKKKKVRQRQTESSETNPNPQQELQEHILTSMGFGKGLSFETSDKQNFLNMRVRFQERAVETIEQEEGEKQTEGLEFQARRARLVFSGNFLGKNWQYYVQLSFSNLDMEEDRPVPLRDVSLSYTSLKNANIKLGQMKVPYNRQRFISDGLQEFVDRTVSNEELNLDRDVGILVSSANLFGWNCLGYSAGVFGGEGRNRSSNSSGVLTSGKLTYYPLGVFSDNGEPDLEHSEKPKLAISVAGANNQNTNRDLSTHGNTYQFARFDYTNTGAEFLFQWKGFSASGEYLTRKANSPFMEKEIGNRTLTEYSRSVKGGFFQLGYLFKNNLGVALRYSEYRPWGKTDPKLTYSRERGLAVSYYLKDHNLKIQADYAYLEGGYVDSLGSHRIRAQIQVFL; via the coding sequence ATGAAAGTCCATTATCCTCTCTTTACGCTTATCTTCTTTCTATTTTCCCAATCCGTAAATTCGGAATCTATCAAATCGGTCAAAAAGAAGAAGGTCCGTCAACGCCAAACGGAAAGTTCCGAAACGAATCCGAACCCGCAACAAGAATTACAAGAACATATATTGACTAGTATGGGATTCGGGAAAGGGCTCTCTTTCGAAACTTCCGATAAACAAAATTTCCTGAACATGAGAGTTCGTTTCCAGGAAAGAGCCGTGGAAACCATCGAGCAAGAAGAAGGAGAAAAACAAACCGAAGGTTTAGAATTCCAAGCGAGAAGAGCAAGACTTGTTTTCTCGGGGAATTTTTTAGGAAAAAACTGGCAATATTACGTTCAATTATCTTTTTCTAATTTAGATATGGAAGAAGATAGACCCGTTCCTTTAAGAGATGTTTCTCTATCTTATACAAGTCTTAAGAATGCAAATATAAAACTGGGGCAAATGAAAGTGCCCTATAATCGCCAAAGATTTATCTCCGATGGTCTCCAAGAATTCGTGGACAGGACTGTTTCCAACGAGGAATTGAATCTTGACAGAGACGTGGGGATTCTAGTCTCTTCTGCCAATCTATTCGGCTGGAATTGTTTAGGATATTCCGCAGGTGTATTCGGCGGAGAAGGAAGAAATAGGAGCTCCAATTCGAGCGGAGTGTTGACTAGCGGAAAACTTACTTATTATCCTTTGGGAGTTTTTTCGGATAATGGTGAACCGGATCTGGAACATTCTGAAAAACCTAAACTTGCAATCTCCGTAGCAGGTGCAAATAATCAAAATACGAATCGTGATCTTTCTACTCATGGGAACACTTATCAATTTGCAAGATTCGATTACACAAATACTGGCGCAGAGTTTTTATTCCAATGGAAAGGTTTCTCAGCTTCCGGAGAATATCTGACTAGAAAAGCAAACTCCCCTTTTATGGAAAAAGAGATCGGAAACCGAACCCTAACCGAGTATTCCAGATCTGTAAAGGGAGGATTTTTCCAATTAGGTTATCTTTTCAAAAATAACCTGGGAGTTGCGCTTAGATATTCGGAATACAGACCATGGGGGAAAACGGACCCGAAACTAACTTATTCCAGAGAAAGAGGCCTCGCAGTTTCCTATTATCTCAAGGATCATAATTTAAAAATACAGGCAGATTACGCTTATTTAGAAGGAGGATATGTCGACAGTTTGGGTTCTCATAGGATCCGGGCCCAGATCCAAGTATTTTTATAA